A stretch of the Leptospira harrisiae genome encodes the following:
- a CDS encoding START domain-containing protein, with translation MTKKQILIISLIGISFLSNLSSLFAQSAEWSESKRKKGIQVFTRPFAGSNLDEFLGRTEIDASISQVIALLTDPASCKNLYHQCKELTVLSGTEKKSIVYLRNGAPWPVNDRDLIMDRGFEQNDKTLATVMKIKRLDSNARPTPSGVTRMENFEGVWRIIPQSNGKLKVEYQAHFEPGGSVPQSVINLVLTDTPYESLLNLKTLVEEGKHKDTKFDWIKEPTKN, from the coding sequence ATGACAAAAAAACAAATTCTAATCATTTCTTTGATAGGAATTTCCTTTCTATCAAATCTATCATCACTCTTTGCCCAATCAGCCGAATGGTCGGAGTCAAAACGTAAAAAAGGAATCCAAGTATTCACTCGTCCTTTTGCAGGTTCTAACTTAGATGAATTTTTAGGTCGAACAGAAATTGATGCGTCCATTTCTCAAGTCATAGCTCTGTTGACTGACCCCGCTTCTTGCAAAAATCTTTATCACCAATGCAAAGAACTCACTGTACTTTCTGGCACAGAAAAAAAATCAATAGTGTACCTTCGTAACGGTGCACCTTGGCCAGTGAATGATCGAGATTTGATTATGGACAGGGGATTTGAACAAAACGATAAAACCTTGGCAACCGTAATGAAAATCAAACGCCTTGATTCCAATGCACGTCCGACTCCCTCTGGAGTCACTCGAATGGAAAACTTTGAAGGTGTTTGGCGAATCATTCCTCAATCAAATGGAAAACTAAAAGTAGAATACCAAGCTCATTTTGAACCAGGCGGATCTGTACCACAATCGGTTATCAATTTAGTTTTAACTGACACACCTTATGAATCACTTTTAAATTTAAAAACATTAGTTGAAGAAGGAAAACATAAGGATACAAAATTTGATTGGATCAAAGAACCAACAAAAAACTAA
- a CDS encoding serine hydrolase domain-containing protein, which produces MKSKICIIFVMFVSSFLVNCQKPVSTDKDTQSVLIAGIFGSCFSLDSCFDQYAKTTDEGASFQVFDQSGNRIYARQSVLDYSTYRPIASGSKWVTAITAMRAIDCNTNSGTFANCGSVTTGTCATGGTLSLSRTTGDILGWTGTKGTITLRQLLSFTSGLNAGGGNGSGQATCISTLPVGASGTQKDTCVNEIRDLSTGTPGALFQYNSNHMAVAQRMLEVSCGKTWNTIFTQLILTPLGWDASQAVWKGNTRSAEDTDGSLSGAYGLSISPEHYARMINALLTNGTAKNAAGGNIANFLSTTSVTEILADQYQGAKIGYSQFSAFGYRWQYGLGNWRFCTITDIPAECDRDLISHSIGINGFYPWIDKNRNYMAILAVNNSGRKNGLSLLPASSTSLFFAETVRPLIHLQIGK; this is translated from the coding sequence ATGAAATCAAAAATTTGTATAATATTCGTAATGTTTGTTTCTTCTTTTTTAGTGAATTGTCAAAAACCTGTGTCAACAGATAAGGACACTCAATCAGTTCTTATTGCCGGAATTTTTGGATCCTGTTTTAGTCTCGATAGTTGTTTTGATCAATACGCAAAAACAACGGACGAAGGTGCCAGTTTCCAAGTATTCGATCAGTCAGGTAACAGAATTTATGCGAGACAATCCGTTTTAGATTACAGTACTTATCGACCGATTGCTTCTGGATCAAAATGGGTAACTGCAATTACTGCTATGAGGGCCATAGATTGTAACACCAATAGTGGCACTTTTGCAAACTGTGGTTCAGTGACCACTGGGACCTGTGCCACCGGTGGTACTTTATCTTTAAGTAGGACTACGGGAGATATTCTTGGTTGGACTGGGACAAAGGGAACAATTACGCTTCGTCAGTTATTATCTTTTACCTCGGGATTGAATGCCGGAGGTGGAAATGGTTCAGGACAAGCGACTTGTATTTCTACACTACCAGTCGGTGCTTCCGGTACACAAAAAGATACTTGTGTCAATGAAATCCGAGATCTATCTACCGGAACACCTGGCGCTTTGTTCCAATACAATTCCAATCACATGGCAGTCGCACAACGTATGTTAGAAGTATCATGCGGAAAAACATGGAACACCATTTTCACGCAACTCATTCTCACTCCATTGGGATGGGATGCAAGCCAAGCGGTTTGGAAAGGAAATACTAGATCTGCGGAAGATACAGATGGGAGTCTGTCTGGAGCCTATGGCCTTTCAATTTCTCCAGAACATTATGCAAGAATGATCAACGCACTCCTTACAAATGGGACCGCAAAAAATGCAGCAGGGGGAAATATTGCCAATTTTCTTTCCACAACTTCTGTGACTGAAATTTTAGCAGACCAGTACCAAGGTGCAAAAATTGGATACTCTCAATTTTCTGCCTTTGGGTATCGTTGGCAATATGGCCTTGGCAACTGGCGATTTTGTACCATTACGGATATACCCGCAGAATGCGACCGTGATTTAATTTCGCACAGTATTGGAATCAATGGATTCTATCCATGGATCGATAAAAATAGAAATTACATGGCAATTCTCGCTGTAAATAATTCGGGAAGAAAAAATGGATTGAGTTTGTTGCCGGCATCGTCAACCTCATTATTCTTTGCCGAAACAGTGAGACCACTCATCCATCTACAAATAGGTAAGTAA
- a CDS encoding TIGR04452 family lipoprotein, translated as MRQIFLSILFFVFLTNCMLTEAIGVPTYGAIKGSEAKKRISEAIFEAETTASSFWLAQSGMKGGQGPISPLLLINGFLAKILYSYLAKVEDEEFFMESSVLQCESDIRTKGALVLGSIYDGLTTVGGVSRDALLLPEFASCDLDRTGKIITLEPIRF; from the coding sequence ATGAGACAAATTTTTCTATCCATTCTTTTCTTTGTCTTTCTGACAAATTGTATGCTCACAGAAGCAATTGGTGTTCCAACGTATGGTGCCATCAAAGGTTCAGAGGCCAAAAAAAGGATTTCCGAAGCAATTTTTGAGGCGGAAACTACCGCTTCTTCCTTTTGGTTAGCACAATCTGGAATGAAAGGTGGCCAAGGACCCATCTCACCTCTCCTCCTGATCAATGGTTTTCTAGCAAAAATTCTATATTCGTATCTTGCAAAAGTTGAAGATGAAGAATTTTTTATGGAATCCTCTGTTTTACAGTGTGAATCAGATATTCGTACCAAAGGTGCATTAGTTTTGGGTTCTATATATGATGGTTTAACGACTGTTGGGGGAGTATCGCGTGATGCATTATTGTTACCTGAATTTGCCTCCTGCGACCTGGATCGCACCGGAAAAATCATCACTTTGGAACCAATCCGCTTTTAA